From Erigeron canadensis isolate Cc75 chromosome 5, C_canadensis_v1, whole genome shotgun sequence:
ATAAATGGAGAATTTAACGCCATACAAGTAATGACGCCAAATCTTCAATGCAAAGACAACCGCTGCAAGTTCCAAATCATGGACGGGATAGGACTTCTCATGGGTTTTTAATTGTCTTGATGCATAAGCGATAACTTGCCCCTTTTGCATAAGGACACAACCAAGACCATTGAACGAGGCATCACAATACACCGAGAAATCTTCAATTCCATCTGGCAAGGTGAGAATAGGCGCTTGCCTCAACTTTTCCTTTAGTGTTTGAAATGCACCTTCTTGTTCACTTTTCCAATCAAACTTCACGTTCTTTCGAGTCAATTTTGTAAGAGGTGAAGCCAACTTCGAAAAATCTTGAATGAATCGACGGTAATAACCCGCCAAACCCAGAAAGCTACGGATTTCCGTCGGGGACTTAGGAGATTCCCACTTCATGATGGCACTTATTTCGACGGATTGACTTTAATTCCATCTTGATTAACAACATGACCGAGAAATTGCACTTCCcgcaaccaaaattcacatttcgaGAATTTAGCAAAAAGCTTCTTATGGCGAAGGGTCTCCAGGACTTCACGAAGATGTTTCTCATGATCGGATGGACACTTCGAATAGATCAAAATGTCGTCAATAAAAACGATAACGGATTTATCAAGGAAAGGACGACATACACGATTCATAAGATCCATGAAGGCCGCCAGAGCATTAGTCAACCCAAAAGGCATGACCATGAATTCATAATGACCATATCGAGTCCTAAATGCGGTTTTTGGGATATCTTCTTCACAAATTTTAAGTTGATGGTACCCTGATCGAAGATCAATCTTTGAGAAATAAGAAGCTCCTTGAAGTTGCTCAAAAAGATCATCAATACGTGGCAAAGGGTACTTGTTTTTAATAGTACCTTATTGAGTtcacgataatcaatgcacatccGTAAACTACCGTCCTTCTTCTTAACAAACAAGACAGGAGCACCCCATGGTGAACTACTTGGGCGAATGAAACCCTTATCAAGTAGTTCTTGGATTTGATCCATCATTTCTCGCATCTCAGTTGGAGCGAGGCGATAAGGAGCCTTGGCAATAGGTGTAGCACCCGGAATGAGGTCAATTTTGAAATCAATTTGTCTTTCGGGAAGAAGACCTGATAAATCATCGGGGAAAACATCTACAAACTCATTCACGATAGGAATTTCAGACATTGATTTAGATTCCTTATTGGAATCAACAACATGAGCTAGAAAAGCTTTGCACCCTCGAGAGATAAGTCGGCGGGCTCGAGCAAAGGTGCATAAAGGCAATGGGTCTTGATTTCTTTCACCGTAAATGACCATATCCCTACCGTTAGGAGTTTTTAGGTGAACACTTTTGTCGGTACAACAAATATTTGCCTTATGCTGGCCAAGCCAGTCCATACCCAAAATCACATCAAATTCTCCCAAACCCATAGGAATAAGATTAGCTTTGAAAATTTCGAAATTGATGGTTAGACTACAACCTAGATACACATTCTTAATCATGTAAGTTTGATCACCCGCTACTTCAACCAATAAAGGAGGTTCAAGAAAAGACAATTGTAAAGGAATGCATTTAGTGAATCGAGTAGCAACAAAAGAACGATTTGCTCCGGAATCAAATAAAATCTTAGCGGGGGTGTCATGGACTAGAAAGGTACCTGACACGACATCGGTGGACTCTTTGGCTTGAGCTACCGTGATTTGGAACGATCTTCCCCTCGGATTCCCCCCTTGTTTCGcaaattttctttcattaaCCTTTCTTATTTCGGCTTGCCTTTCCTCCTCCGTTAACAATGGGCAAGCACTCTTCATGTGTCCCTCGTCAAAGCATTTGAAACACACGGTAGGTTTGTTTGGAGAGAATTTACAATCTCGGCTAATGTGACCCGGTTGGCCACAATTGAAGCATCCTTTCTTAGACGGTAATAAACAAACTCCGGAATGATGTTTCCCACAATTGTTGAAAGTGGGAATGTTCTTCCTATTCGAACCACCCCCCGAACTACCACTAGACCGGAACTTCTTGTTTGGAGAGTTACTTTGTTCCGTCTTTCTCTTGGAGGTCTCATCATCCGGCATACCTTGCTCAACCTCATGCCACCTAGCCACATCAACCAATTGTGTAAACGATTCGATTTGAAGTAATGTAATCCTCTCACGAATGCTCTTGCGAAGTTTGCGATAAAAATGCTCCTTTAACAACCGATCGTCTTTCAAATATTCCGGACAAAATTGAGCTTTGTCCAGAAATTGTACCCGAAACTCGTTTACATTCAAAGTGCCTTGCGAGTCATTCATAAACTCGCTTCTAAGCCTAGTCACATCGGCTTCTGATCGAAATTCTTTAAAGAAGGCCACTTTGAAATCAGCCCATTCCATACCCACCGTTGCATCCTCACCCCTTTTAACAATCTCTCCATCCCACCATAGCTTAGCCCTATCACACAACAAGCTTGACCCATACAAGGTCTTATCTTCCGGTGGAGCCTTTGTGATGCGAAAGGCTCCTTGATAAACGCCtagaatgcatgattttaagatgtaaaatcaagttgttttgtgaagcttaatagacgattaggggtatctttatgtttgttaagtgtttcaggcactaggtgatgaaatggagctaattgaatcaagaaacgagtcaaggaatcaagaagcaaaaatctggaattctgaaattacaaagggcgtaacttacgccaaacttggcagtaggttacgccagttgaaaatccaaggggcgtaacttacgcccaggggggtagtaggttacgccagttgcagatcagaaacccgatttttatggttttaattaactttcagtTATATACAATTCAATTGACGACTTGGGAAGTGACCATTCATAAAATTCACTCACAATAACAGTTCCTAACATAGAGAAGaccccaaaatcatcatcaaatcaccaattcatgaagatgacaattcaaattgaagattcaatgatgaagatgataggctaggttttctattgatcattctcatgtgaacaattatgtaagccatttatgttcaatctttctcatactcatgttggattagatgtttaattctttattagtcttttacatctaatgttgtttggattgtttgaatgattatttGTTCATgacttgaatgaaattcatctatcatttggttttaacttgttaattgatcattgattattgaatgaatctcttatgaacttatagtttattttaatgaattagaagtctagttgtgtcaattccccggttttcgttatcgtgaatcatcacaaccgattagtctagttcttgaattcattcaatccaaacgttaTAACGAATTATGTCTATGTGGTTTCCAATGAGTATAagttagattacatatttgaaaacataattgggagcatgagaatggtctatcttgtttaattgaattattgtgttaagttaataatcattttcagttttaactaaatcaatcaatcaatcgattttaagtttatgcctagattaattaactttgtaaacttgtttaacactttcctgtgattccctgtggaacgatattcgacttaccctaactaattagtggtatttagtttatatttttgatcggtccaacgatAACGATTACTCCTTCAACCTCATTCACCCACCTTGTGCTCACAATCGGGTCAGGATCCCCATTGTATTTGGGCGGGTTAGCAATGGTGAAGCTCTTAAGATCATAAGGCTTCTTATTCTTAGGCCTCGGACGTTCCTCAGCGTCTTGATTTTCCGGTACTTTTTCCTTCGGAAATCGTTTATCAAACTCCTCTTGTACCGCGGATGTAACTTCTTCTCTTATCTTGATCGCAATCGAATCACTCATTGCGCCCTCAAGGGTCTCGTTTAACTTTTTAACGATAAAGGGAGAGAAGttctccaaagcttttccgatTTGTTCACTAATAAAATCATGACTAAGTTCCTCAATCGACACACTTTTGTTCTTGCCGTGACTCGATCCGTCTTCATCTTGAGATGAAGCCATACTACACAATTCGAGAAGCTTATCAATAACACACTTCATTCACTAATTGATCTGTAGCAACCCCCCAAACCTCCATGTCCGGTCATTTCCGTATTTGGTAAGTTTAACTTAAAACATAATAGCTTATGATCGATAATAGGCCGGCTCTATTACTATCATAaactatttcattttaaacCAATCTTACGAAACACTTCAACTCTCAAACATAAAACATTCAAACCtaaggtcaaagtcaaagtcaaattttCCTATGGTTCAAGTCTAGGCATCTTAACTAAAAGATCAAAACCTAAATCCCTTGAaccatggctctgataccaaaaaTGTAAGGACTCAAACCTCTTTAAACAAAAacgaataaattttttttttttttggtgtccactgcggcgcagtggaaatcTCTGCCAAAAGTGAAAGAAAgctcactacggcgcagtgaggcaggacacactcactgcggcgcagtgataTATCTCGGCTAACATTAACcaaagcccactgcggcgcagtgagctaaAGCaggctcccactgcggcgcagtgggggctACCTGCAACAAACCACTTGTTCAAAATCAGGTTTTCCCGCACTTAACTCTAAATGttaaaccaaaacaccattACAACTTCAACATTTCCGAATACCAAAACATGACCTTTAGAGCATAAGTCACCCATACATTGAAATCATTCCTTTTAACAAGACTTTTGACTACAAAATTTCACAAGCGGGTCAATAACCCTACTTGGGTAATTGTCAAGTTAGTTACAAATTCTACCATTACTAAAGTTTCCAACGCAACTACAACCTTTCAGGAGTTCATCCAAAAATAATTTGACCAAAGAACATGTATCGAAAGCCAATGGATATCAAAAGGGACCATCTACCCAAATTATCCAAAATGCCAACCTTCCAAATGGCAAGAGCTTCCAAATTCTAACTTCACTCGATCACTTCTTTAcctttgctactaccaactcctataagagagttaaacaactaaaacataagcaacgcttagtgaatgcatacacatataatcataatcatgtcatttcaactttgtgcatcaagcaccatataagcctagcaagctagccttttcatacacttcaaacaacatacattcattttcaacatggccatggaaagtttggctagtaggaatttacccacctactagctcttgcAAACAacttgactagtaggaatttacccacctactagttctaacaaaacaactatcaaatgggtcataggaatttacccacctatgacctctagtaacaataacatgattatatgcatatacactcaccttaaacTTGGCTAGTTGACACAACAAGGCTACAAGATCAACAATTTAatcttcaacacctatacaagagtaatcacatatcatctatgagttccatgactcaactacttacattcaacaactctaagattatggtgtttggctactaaaCACTTTCCAACAAatcttcaatttctcaaaataaagctttattttataaacactaGCCAACCAccatgagattcttaccaaaGGGGATTCTCACTAACAACAAATTCTTTCAATCAATAATCCATATATCATTCAaatttagttagagttttactTGAATACCCCAATAGCAAAAACTCCAACTCCAAggctaagaaccctaattttaaagGACAAATCAAACTAAGGTTATGAAATCTATACCTCAAGAATGGGAAACAAAGAATTTGGGTTTTCAAATTggaattctttctctttttcttctttaaagaATCGGTCACCACTACCTCCAAGAAAGCCCCAAAATTTTAATTCTAACACAATAGgagatgattattgttattgctTTTAAGATTAAACTTCTTCAGTTTGAGTTTCTATTGCATGAACCATGGAAGGATTTTGAGAAAATGGAGTAGTTAGAAGAGAAAAAAGCTTGAGTGGGAAAACATGAATCATCAACTTAGTGGCTGACTTTTCTCTCTGCTAGCCACGTCCCCTATTGTattttgtgggtaaaatacccgctagccactaaagttccaactaaaataaccccttaactcaaaacaaaatactaggaaattaatttaatgtcaaaattataaaagaaaaagttaattttctattaccttaaaatactgGGATGTTACATAAGCGTCAACAAAATTGCGGGTTACAAAAGAGGGACAGTAGCTTGACTGATTTTAGGGTggaaagggtattatgggaataaaaaatatcaaagggcaaataaggtatttcaaagacataaAATAATTAACAGGGGGGATTTGTTTAagtagggagtatagatatagatatagattatattattactcgtattacgtaatcaaaatgattatgaagactaattaaaaagtaaaaagtaaagtgtaaaacaatatattatattctAAATATTTTGTACGTAG
This genomic window contains:
- the LOC122601824 gene encoding uncharacterized protein LOC122601824; translated protein: MASSQDEDGSSHGKNKSVSIEELSHDFISEQIGKALENFSPFIVKKLNETLEGAMSDSIAIKIREEVTSAVQEEFDKRFPKEKVPENQDAEERPRPKNKKPYDLKSFTIANPPKYNGDPDPIVSTRAKLWWDGEIVKRGEDATVGMEWADFKVAFFKEFRSEADVTRLRSEFMNDSQGTLNVNEFRVQFLDKAQFCPEYLKDDRLLKEHFYRKLRKSIRERITLLQIESFTQLVDVARWHEVEQGMPDDETSKRKTEQSNSPNKKFRSSGSSGGGSNRKNIPTFNNCGKHHSGVCLLPSKKGCFNCGQPGHISRDCKFSPNKPTVCFKCFDEGHMKSACPLLTEEERQAEIRKVNERKFAKQGGNPRGRSFQITVAQAKESTDVVSGTFLVHDTPAKILFDSGANRSFVATRFTKCIPLQLSFLEPPLLVEVAGDQTYMIKNVYLGCSLTINFEIFKANLIPMGLGEFDVILGMDWLGQHKANICCTDKSVHLKTPNGRDMVIYGERNQDPLPLCTFARARRLISRGCKAFLAHVVDSNKESKSMSEIPIVNEFVDVFPDDLSGLLPERQIDFKIDLIPGATPIAKAPYRLAPTEMREMMDQIQELLDKGFIRPSSSPWGAPVLFVKKKDGSLRMCIDYRELNKIDLRSGYHQLKICEEDIPKTAFRTRYGHYEFMVMPFGLTNALAAFMDLMNRVCRPFLDKSVIVFIDDILIYSKCPSDHEKHLREVLETLRHKKLFAKFSKCEFWLREVQFLGHVVNQDGIKVNPSK